The following coding sequences are from one Elusimicrobium minutum Pei191 window:
- a CDS encoding protease inhibitor I42 family protein translates to MKKYIALFAIVLFIAACAGKQDKNRQQKDLNAYKTHSLSLMYNGDTGYIWFLNKPENLKMVQLVSEESTKGAFEPTRLGNPHTQTFTFKLIKPSIKEETVVFHFNHPLERHDTPPEGVREFVLRASDFAK, encoded by the coding sequence TTATAGCGGCCTGCGCAGGCAAACAGGATAAAAACCGCCAGCAAAAAGATTTGAATGCGTATAAAACGCATTCGCTTTCTTTAATGTATAACGGCGACACGGGTTATATATGGTTTTTAAACAAGCCTGAAAATCTTAAAATGGTGCAACTGGTATCGGAAGAAAGTACCAAAGGCGCGTTTGAACCTACAAGGCTTGGCAATCCGCACACGCAGACTTTTACGTTTAAATTAATAAAACCTTCAATTAAAGAGGAAACTGTTGTTTTCCATTTTAACCACCCTTTGGAAAGACATGATACTCCGCCCGAAGGGGTAAGGGAGTTTGTGTTAAGAGCTTCCGATTTTGCTAAGTAA
- a CDS encoding META domain-containing protein — MNIKKATVLTAVIAVCGFLFAACSASKTVKNEGDFNNDVKGTIWQLSQVKTAGKVTFDHANLKQDEYFRDIYTLQFSEDRVSGKAAPNRYFGPFTLGEKNEISFKHFGSTMMMGIKTPEGLAEHEYFQLMSKVYQWSYSKGQLFLYAKNNNDEKVLLIFNPFEQQQ; from the coding sequence ATGAATATAAAAAAAGCAACTGTTCTTACAGCTGTTATCGCGGTATGCGGCTTTTTATTCGCAGCATGCTCAGCGTCTAAAACCGTAAAAAATGAAGGCGATTTTAACAATGACGTTAAAGGCACCATATGGCAGCTTTCACAGGTAAAAACAGCGGGCAAAGTAACCTTTGACCACGCCAACCTTAAACAGGACGAATATTTTAGGGACATTTATACCCTGCAGTTTAGTGAAGACCGCGTTTCTGGCAAAGCCGCTCCCAACAGATACTTCGGCCCGTTTACATTGGGCGAAAAAAACGAAATTTCTTTTAAACACTTTGGCAGCACAATGATGATGGGTATAAAAACCCCCGAAGGTTTGGCTGAACACGAATACTTTCAGCTTATGTCAAAAGTTTACCAGTGGTCATATTCAAAAGGCCAGTTATTTCTTTATGCAAAAAACAATAATGACGAAAAAGTTTTATTAATTTTTAACCCTTTTGAACAACAACAGTAA